The Chryseobacterium sp. LJ668 genome segment AACAGAAAAACCTTTACCCTCGAAAAATTAACCGAAGAAACTCTACTGAAAAACATCAGCGACGAAAAAAACAAAACCGACTACATCAACAACATTATTTTTATTCCAAAAAACTAAAATCTCATGAGTGTAGTTGCAAGGCAGGGTTTTAAGTATTCTATCATTGGATATTTTGGTTTTTTAATAGGAACGATTTCGGCCATCTTTATTTTTCCTAATGATTTTGAATTTTACGGGAAGCTGAGATATATTTTGCCTACTGCAGAAATGCTGGTTCCGTTCGTAGTGCTGGGAATTTCGTATTCAAATGTAAAATTTTTTCATAAGGTAGAAAAAGACGGCAAGAAGCAAAATATGCTTTCCCTTTCATTGGTTGCAATTCTTTTCAATTTTTGTATTTTTTCACTGGTATTTTTTATTCTCCCCTATATTTTTCCGAATTTTAAAAATACAGAAGCCTGGAAAATCAAAGAAGTTATCCTTCCGATGATTCTGCTTCTTTCATTTTGTACGGTTTTTAATAAATATATTTCCAACTACAAGCGAATTGTAGTTTCTAATATTTTTGATAATTTATTTCCGAAAATAGCCAATCTGGGTGCTTTTTGCATGGTTTTCTATTTTTCTTTATCACAGCAGATTGCATATGCTTTCTTTTTCGGAATGTTTGCATTAATGCTTTCAGGGTACATTTATTATACCAACAGACTTGAAAAAATAAAGCTTGATGTAAGCACAGAATATTTTAAAAAAGATCAATTCTGGAAAGAATTTTCCAATTACAGTTTCTTTGGTTTTCTGGGCACTTTCGGCAATTATTTAGCCATCAACAGCTTTATGATCGGTGAATTTTTGGGAATGGAAGAAAACGGGATCTACTCTGTTTTGTATGCTCTGATTTCATTAATATCTATTCCCCAACTTGGATTATTTAATATTTCAGCACCGATTATCAGTAAGAATCTTGCGGACGGCGATATGGAAGAGCTCGACAGGTTTCATAAGAAAACATCGCTTTCGCTTTATTTTCTAGGAGCAGTTCTGTTTTCGTGCATTATGGTGGGATTTCCTTTTCTGACGCACTTTATGCCTAAAAATGGTCTACAGCTGCAAGAATACACTCCGGTTATCTGGATTTGGGGTTCTGCGGTTTTGCTGGATTTGGCGACGGGTTTTAACGGCAATATTATTTCACTTTCAAAATATTACCGATTCAACATTCTGGTTATGCTTTTATTAGCGGGATTAACTATCAGCTTAAATCTGTATTTCATTAACCACACCGATCTCAAACTAATGGGAATCGCTTTGTCGACTGCAATTTCACTCACAATATACAACCTCATTAAGATCGTCTTCAATTATGTAATGTTTAAAGTTTCACCTTTAAGTATTGAGATGATCTTCGTTTCGATTATCTGCACATTGGCAATTACAGTTGCGATTGTTTTACCGAATTTTGAAAATCAATTGATCAATCTAGTTTACAAACCCGCTGTGGTATTGATATTGATTTTTATCGGGAATTATTTTACTAAAATTTTTCCTGTAGAGCAATACCTGAATATGAAATTTATTAAAAGTGTTTTGAAATTTAAGTAGAAATCAATTCATTCAAAAGGTTTTCAAGGTCTTTCTGAATTTTTTCACGGCTGAAATTTTTCTGGAAATCAAAAACCATATTTTTCAAATTTTGAAACTGTTCGATCAAATTTTCTTCTTCAGGAATGATAAAATCTAGTCCTGACGAATAATTTGAAGGAAAAACTGCAGGCTTTCCATATTTAATTGCGTCGCCTAAATTTCCGGTCATTTTTGTTTTTCCATAGATTTCTTTTTGGCTAAAAAACTCTGCTTCTTCCTGAATGGGACACCAGAGTACATCTGCCTTCTTCATCCAGCCATCGAAAACGTCGGAAGAAACTCTTTTTGAGAAATATTGTAAAGTGATATTTCCGGGAATAATTCTAGATAGGTTTTTTAAATTTTTTAATTCCTCACCTTTTG includes the following:
- a CDS encoding lipopolysaccharide biosynthesis protein, whose protein sequence is MSVVARQGFKYSIIGYFGFLIGTISAIFIFPNDFEFYGKLRYILPTAEMLVPFVVLGISYSNVKFFHKVEKDGKKQNMLSLSLVAILFNFCIFSLVFFILPYIFPNFKNTEAWKIKEVILPMILLLSFCTVFNKYISNYKRIVVSNIFDNLFPKIANLGAFCMVFYFSLSQQIAYAFFFGMFALMLSGYIYYTNRLEKIKLDVSTEYFKKDQFWKEFSNYSFFGFLGTFGNYLAINSFMIGEFLGMEENGIYSVLYALISLISIPQLGLFNISAPIISKNLADGDMEELDRFHKKTSLSLYFLGAVLFSCIMVGFPFLTHFMPKNGLQLQEYTPVIWIWGSAVLLDLATGFNGNIISLSKYYRFNILVMLLLAGLTISLNLYFINHTDLKLMGIALSTAISLTIYNLIKIVFNYVMFKVSPLSIEMIFVSIICTLAITVAIVLPNFENQLINLVYKPAVVLILIFIGNYFTKIFPVEQYLNMKFIKSVLKFK